The following proteins are encoded in a genomic region of Zea mays cultivar B73 chromosome 9, Zm-B73-REFERENCE-NAM-5.0, whole genome shotgun sequence:
- the LOC100383464 gene encoding Chitin-inducible gibberellin-responsive protein 2: MPIKFALENMSTQASNRSYRYPDRTQLPYHNGNPMHVGGNGNYCVQQNHDDVNYISSDDGSQSSSSRVQDFQAQFCTLDSSSANCVYPAHSSTSSQSISGSPLSQQESHSDHAYGSSPSASCITQVPTWTLKDLENVMLGPDSDIGSPDSSFLLDTALHGNNWRELLGIQTGDLRQVIVACGKAVDENAVYMDALMSELREMVSVSGEPMQRLGAYMLEGLIARLSFTGHALYKSLKCKEPVATSSELLSYMHLLYEICPFFKFGYMSANGAIAEAVKGEDIIHIIDFQIAQGSQWMTMIQALASRPGRRPYLRITGIDDSNSAHARGGGLDMVGQRLHRMAQSCGLPFEFNAVPAASHEVVFEDLCLRSGEAIVVNFAYQLHHTPDESVGIENHRDRILRMVKSLSPKVVTLVEQEANTNTAPFFLRYMETLDYYTAMFEAIDVACPRDDKKRISTEQHCVARDIVNLIACEGAERIERHEPFGKWRARLVMAGFRPYPLSPVVNRTIKTLLDSYHSHYRLEERDGILYLGWKNRKLVVSSAWC; this comes from the coding sequence ATGCCCATAAAATTTGCACTAGAAAATATGTCGACACAAGCCTCTAACCGGTCATACAGATATCCAGACAGAACCCAACTGCCGTACCACAATGGCAATCCAATGCATGTTGGGGGCAATGGTAATTACTGTGTGCAACAAAATCACGATGATGTTAACTACATTTCCTCTGATGATGGATCACAGAGCAGTAGTTCTAGAGTTCAAGATTTTCAAGCACAGTTTTGCACCCTAGATTCGTCTTCGGCCAATTGTGTTTATCCTGCACATAGTTCTACCTCTTCTCAGAGCATAAGTGGAAGCCCTCTGTCTCAGCAGGAGAGCCACTCTGATCATGCATATGGTTCCTCTCCAAGTGCATCGTGCATCACTCAGGTTCCCACCTGGACACTTAAGGATCTAGAAAATGTGATGCTTGGACCCGATTCTGACATAGGTAGCCCTGACAGTTCCTTTCTGCTTGACACTGCCTTGCATGGAAATAACTGGAGAGAACTTTTGGGAATTCAAACTGGGGATTTGAGGCAGGTAATTGTAGCATGTGGTAAGGCTGTTGACGAGAATGCTGTCTATATGGATGCATTGATGTCTGAGTTAAGGGAGATGGTTTCTGTCTCTGGTGAACCGATGCAACGTCTGGGAGCTTACATGTTGGAAGGCCTCATTGCGAGGCTTTCTTTCACTGGACATGCCTTGTATAAATCTCTGAAGTGCAAAGAGCCTGTGGCTACGAGTTCTGAGCTCTTGTCCTATATGCATCTTCTTTATGAGATCTGTCCATTCTTCAAGTTCGGTTACATGTCTGCCAATGGTGCCATAGCTGAAGCGGTTAAGGGGGAAGACATTATTCACATCATCGATTTTCAAATCGCTCAGGGTAGTCAGTGGATGACTATGATACAGGCCCTTGCTTCAAGGCCTGGGAGGCGACCATACCTAAGGATCACTGGCATAGATGACTCGAATTCTGCTCATGCCCGAGGTGGtggactggatatggttggacAGAGGTTGCACAGAATGGCCCAGTCATGTGGTCTGCCCTTCGAGTTCAATGCTGTGCCAGCAGCTAGTCATGAGGTTGTGTTTGAAGATCTTTGTCTAAGATCTGGGGAGGCCATCGTTGTCAATTTTGCTTATCAGCTGCATCATACTCCTGATGAGAGCGTGGGCATAGAAAACCATCGTGATAGAATACTGAGAATGGTCAAGAGCCTCTCTCCTAAGGTGGTAACTCTTGTAGAGCAGGAGGCAAACACAAACACAGCACCTTTCTTTCTTAGATACATGGAGACTCTTGATTATTACACAGCGATGTTTGAGGCAATAGATGTTGCTTGCCCCAGGGATGATAAGAAGCGCATTAGCACAGAGCAACACTGTGTTGCAAGGGATATTGTCAATTTAATTGCTTGTGAAGGTGCGGAAAGGATAGAGAGACATGAGCCTTTTGGAAAGTGGAGGGCAAGACTTGTAATGGCTGGTTTTAGACCATACCCGTTAAGTCCAGTGGTGAACAGAACCATCAAAACACTGCTTGACAGTTACCACAGCCATTACAGGCTTGAGGAGAGAGATGGCATCCTTTATCTTGGCTGGAAGAACAGAAAGCTGGTCGTATCTTCTGCCTGGTGCTGA